A stretch of Lysinibacillus agricola DNA encodes these proteins:
- a CDS encoding GNAT family N-acetyltransferase has translation MIDVREIKTIEQLEQVQQLEYNVWGMPPIPIHQTLTAVKNGGVVVGAYDGDQLVGFSYGFSGFREGKSYLCSHMLGIDENYRSQGIGEKLKYAQQAIAIERGYDLMVWTFDPLETRNGFLNLSKLNGICYTYIENCYGEMQDGLNKGLPSDRFEVSWHITSNYVGKKVSIDATNVIPVASYVLNEQGFPRLELTENLKYNEDFYTLPVPKDFQVLKAQDPALALDWRFKTRHILQRLFAQGYAAVQLQQRENYNEYVLAKLETLGLGGAN, from the coding sequence ATGATTGACGTAAGGGAAATAAAGACAATCGAACAGCTTGAGCAAGTTCAACAATTGGAATATAACGTCTGGGGCATGCCTCCTATACCAATTCATCAAACTTTAACAGCTGTGAAAAATGGAGGTGTTGTTGTCGGTGCCTATGATGGTGATCAATTAGTTGGTTTTAGCTATGGCTTTTCGGGTTTTCGAGAGGGTAAAAGCTATTTATGCTCCCATATGTTGGGGATAGATGAGAATTACCGCTCTCAAGGAATAGGCGAAAAATTAAAATATGCCCAGCAAGCAATTGCTATTGAGCGAGGCTATGATTTAATGGTGTGGACCTTTGATCCGCTTGAAACGCGTAATGGTTTTCTAAATCTGTCCAAATTAAATGGTATTTGTTATACGTATATAGAAAATTGCTACGGTGAAATGCAGGATGGCTTAAATAAGGGACTGCCTTCAGATCGTTTTGAGGTGAGCTGGCATATAACTTCTAATTACGTAGGCAAGAAGGTTTCAATAGATGCAACGAATGTCATACCAGTGGCAAGCTATGTACTAAATGAGCAAGGTTTTCCACGCTTAGAATTGACGGAAAATTTAAAATATAATGAGGATTTCTATACATTGCCTGTACCAAAGGATTTTCAAGTATTGAAGGCGCAAGATCCGGCATTAGCGTTGGACTGGCGTTTCAAAACGCGACATATATTACAACGATTATTTGCACAAGGTTATGCGGCAGTTCAATTGCAGCAGCGAGAAAATTACAACGAGTATGTTCTAGCAAAATTAGAAACTTTAGGTCTGGGAGGAGCAAACTAA
- the menC gene encoding o-succinylbenzoate synthase: protein MKITEITIRHVKMKLKEPFTTSFGTFDDKDFLVLEAKDESGTIGWGESVAFHSPWYNEETLQTNWHMLEDFLIPLILNKEIHHPDEVNELFQPIRKNNMAKSTIEGAIWDIYAQQTNQSLAAALGGKKDKIEVGISIGIQKSIEDLVALVDGFVKEGYKRMKIKIKPGWDVEVMRTLRETFPDVAFMADANSAYRLTDAETLKQLDAFHLTMIEQPLASDDIIDHAALQKLIDTPICLDESIHSLEDTRKAVELGSTKIINIKIGRVGGLTEAKKIHDYCEVNNIPVWCGGMLESGIGRAHNVALTTLSNFILPGDTAGSSRYWEKDIIDPEVVVKDGYIEVPQKAGIGYEVNRETVDSFTVAQKTYK, encoded by the coding sequence ATGAAAATTACAGAAATTACAATTCGACATGTAAAGATGAAATTAAAAGAACCATTTACGACTAGCTTTGGCACATTTGATGATAAAGATTTTTTAGTTTTAGAGGCAAAGGATGAATCAGGAACTATTGGTTGGGGAGAATCTGTTGCGTTCCACTCTCCATGGTACAACGAGGAAACGCTTCAAACGAATTGGCATATGCTAGAAGATTTCTTAATTCCTCTTATATTAAATAAAGAGATTCATCATCCAGATGAAGTGAATGAGCTATTTCAACCAATTCGCAAAAATAATATGGCGAAATCAACGATTGAAGGTGCTATTTGGGATATTTATGCCCAACAGACAAATCAATCACTCGCAGCTGCACTCGGTGGCAAAAAGGACAAAATTGAAGTAGGTATCAGTATCGGTATCCAAAAATCAATCGAGGACTTAGTAGCGTTAGTAGATGGTTTTGTTAAAGAGGGCTATAAACGAATGAAAATTAAAATCAAGCCGGGTTGGGATGTAGAAGTAATGCGTACATTACGTGAAACGTTCCCTGATGTGGCGTTTATGGCGGATGCGAACTCAGCTTATCGTCTTACAGATGCCGAAACGCTCAAGCAACTGGATGCTTTTCATTTAACAATGATTGAGCAACCATTAGCGTCAGACGACATTATTGACCATGCAGCATTGCAAAAATTAATCGATACGCCAATTTGCTTGGACGAAAGTATCCATTCATTAGAGGATACACGTAAAGCTGTTGAGTTAGGTAGCACTAAAATTATTAACATTAAAATCGGACGAGTTGGTGGCTTAACGGAAGCAAAGAAAATACATGATTATTGTGAAGTAAATAATATTCCAGTTTGGTGTGGAGGCATGTTGGAGTCTGGTATTGGTCGTGCACATAATGTGGCATTAACTACATTATCGAATTTTATTTTACCTGGAGATACAGCAGGCTCAAGCCGTTATTGGGAAAAGGATATCATTGATCCTGAAGTAGTGGTGAAGGATGGCTATATTGAAGTACCTCAAAAGGCAGGTATCGGCTATGAAGTAAATAGAGAGACGGTCGATTCATTTACAGTAGCACAGAAAACATATAAATAA
- a CDS encoding YkvI family membrane protein: MKKSWQIGGAFVGLIVGAGFASGQEIMQYFTSFGLYGIAGGIVATIAFAFLGMSLAQLGADTQTTSHKEVIYQIGGRYVGVLLDIVITFFLFGVAVVMFAGSGSTFEQMFGISPMIGSIFMVIMTILTLLLNVKNIINIIALVTPYLMAIVFIILIYSIFTMDLTIAEQNALAKEQTSAASNWIMGALLYVSYNIAAGTAMLIVMGGTVKERKVAGLGGFLGGLMLGVLIILINIALFVKMDVVGGVAMPTLELAKQIHPAVGVLMSIALLGMMYNTAVGMLYAFTVRFIAPDHQYFKIGIVVIGLIGFAASLVGFTTLVGKVYSTMGYLGFALIIAIIISWLRKITATA; the protein is encoded by the coding sequence ATGAAAAAAAGTTGGCAGATAGGTGGCGCATTTGTAGGATTAATCGTTGGAGCTGGCTTTGCATCAGGACAAGAAATTATGCAATACTTTACGAGCTTTGGTCTTTACGGTATTGCAGGAGGAATTGTCGCAACAATCGCATTTGCATTTTTAGGGATGAGTCTAGCGCAATTAGGAGCAGACACACAAACGACATCACATAAAGAGGTTATATATCAAATTGGTGGGCGTTATGTAGGGGTTTTATTAGATATAGTCATTACGTTTTTCTTATTTGGTGTTGCCGTTGTTATGTTTGCTGGATCGGGGTCAACATTTGAGCAAATGTTTGGAATAAGCCCGATGATTGGCAGTATTTTTATGGTAATCATGACGATTTTAACATTGCTATTAAATGTAAAAAATATTATTAATATAATAGCTTTAGTGACACCATATTTAATGGCAATCGTTTTTATTATATTAATTTACTCCATTTTCACAATGGACTTAACAATTGCAGAACAGAATGCTTTAGCGAAAGAACAAACATCTGCAGCTTCAAATTGGATAATGGGGGCACTGCTCTATGTTTCTTATAACATAGCTGCTGGTACTGCGATGTTAATTGTTATGGGTGGAACAGTAAAAGAGCGCAAGGTTGCCGGTTTAGGCGGTTTTCTTGGCGGTTTAATGCTTGGTGTTCTAATAATACTTATTAATATTGCTTTGTTTGTTAAAATGGACGTTGTTGGTGGGGTAGCAATGCCAACATTAGAGCTAGCAAAACAAATTCATCCTGCAGTGGGTGTCTTAATGTCCATTGCTTTATTAGGCATGATGTACAATACAGCTGTAGGAATGCTTTATGCATTTACAGTACGTTTTATAGCGCCTGATCATCAATATTTTAAAATAGGCATTGTGGTCATTGGTTTAATAGGCTTTGCTGCAAGTTTAGTAGGGTTTACGACATTGGTTGGAAAAGTATATTCAACAATGGGGTATTTAGGCTTTGCATTAATCATTGCGATTATCATCTCGTGGCTACGTAAAATAACGGCAACTGCATAG
- a CDS encoding putative holin-like toxin — MSIFEALSIAIGLGTLIVAVLALSFTFSQKK, encoded by the coding sequence ATGTCAATATTCGAAGCATTAAGCATAGCTATTGGTCTTGGCACTTTAATCGTAGCTGTCTTAGCTTTATCCTTTACTTTTTCGCAAAAAAAGTAA
- a CDS encoding TetR/AcrR family transcriptional regulator — protein MVKKTLKQRIVDASVVLFQQDGYHNVTVDRIVEYIGASKGGFYHNFKSKDELLYEIHDVFISYVIKRSQEAYDKYDTPITRLCAMLQTLTQVFDMYQAHITVFYEESRSLPEEYSEIIHNKRDQYRDILQKVIEEGQQTKDFRTELPCTIVTMAIVGMINWTYKWFKQTGPLTMEEITEVFTDMVLRAIVTEQAMEEAVQFMVKGKPAAETGFINF, from the coding sequence ATGGTAAAGAAAACGTTAAAACAACGCATTGTTGACGCTTCCGTAGTGCTATTTCAGCAAGATGGCTATCACAATGTAACTGTTGATCGCATTGTCGAATATATTGGTGCATCAAAGGGTGGATTTTATCATAATTTTAAATCGAAAGATGAACTATTGTATGAAATTCATGATGTATTTATTTCTTATGTTATTAAACGGTCACAGGAGGCATATGACAAATACGATACACCGATTACTCGTTTATGTGCAATGCTACAAACGCTGACACAAGTATTTGATATGTATCAAGCACATATTACTGTTTTTTATGAGGAAAGTCGTTCATTGCCAGAGGAATATAGTGAAATTATTCATAATAAACGAGACCAATATCGGGATATTTTACAAAAAGTCATAGAGGAAGGCCAGCAAACAAAGGATTTTCGTACAGAACTACCTTGTACTATTGTAACGATGGCTATTGTTGGGATGATCAACTGGACATACAAATGGTTTAAACAAACAGGTCCATTGACAATGGAGGAAATTACAGAGGTATTTACGGATATGGTATTGCGTGCGATTGTCACTGAACAAGCAATGGAAGAAGCAGTTCAATTTATGGTAAAGGGGAAGCCAGCAGCAGAGACTGGTTTTATTAATTTTTAA
- a CDS encoding acyl-CoA dehydrogenase translates to MNFELTKEQAMIRDMVRDFAEKEIKPYAREVDETSTMRIESFQKMAELGLLGIPFPEEYGGSGGDTVSYALAVEEIGRACGGTGLSYAAAVSLGASPIYNFGTEEQKQEWLVPLAKGETLGSFGLTEPNAGSDAGGTLTTAVIDGDDYIINGEKCWITNAGYARQIIVTAVTGKREDGKKIISSIIVPTNTPGVTINCNYDKMGVRGSNTCEIVLQNVRVPRANLLGDEKRGFSQFLNTLDGGRISIAALSVGIAQAAYEKALKYAKEREQFGAPISKLQAIQFKLADMAMEIELARTLVHKAAWLKDQKKPFGKEAAMAKLFASEMGFRTCNQAIQIHGGSGYMKEYDVERHLRDIKLMEIGEGTSEIQRLVISRLIGC, encoded by the coding sequence ATGAACTTTGAACTAACGAAAGAGCAAGCGATGATTCGAGACATGGTGCGTGATTTTGCTGAAAAAGAAATTAAACCGTATGCTCGGGAGGTTGACGAGACATCGACAATGAGAATAGAGAGCTTTCAAAAAATGGCAGAGCTAGGCTTATTGGGTATCCCATTTCCTGAGGAATATGGTGGTTCAGGCGGAGATACGGTTTCCTACGCGCTTGCTGTTGAAGAAATCGGCCGTGCGTGTGGTGGCACAGGATTAAGCTATGCAGCAGCAGTTAGCTTAGGTGCTTCGCCTATTTACAACTTCGGCACAGAGGAGCAAAAGCAGGAATGGCTTGTTCCGTTAGCGAAGGGTGAAACGTTAGGTTCATTTGGCTTAACAGAGCCTAATGCAGGTTCAGATGCTGGTGGGACACTAACAACAGCCGTAATTGATGGTGATGATTACATCATTAATGGTGAAAAATGTTGGATCACAAATGCTGGCTATGCACGTCAAATTATTGTGACAGCAGTGACAGGTAAACGTGAAGATGGTAAAAAAATTATCTCATCTATCATTGTACCAACCAATACTCCTGGCGTAACCATCAACTGCAATTACGACAAAATGGGCGTACGTGGCTCTAATACGTGTGAGATTGTTTTGCAAAATGTTCGTGTACCAAGAGCTAATCTTTTAGGAGATGAAAAACGCGGATTTAGTCAATTTTTAAACACTTTAGATGGAGGACGTATTTCCATTGCTGCATTATCTGTAGGAATTGCACAAGCTGCTTATGAGAAAGCATTAAAATACGCAAAAGAACGTGAACAATTTGGTGCACCCATATCAAAACTTCAGGCTATACAATTTAAATTAGCCGATATGGCAATGGAAATAGAGCTTGCGCGTACGTTAGTACATAAGGCGGCATGGCTTAAAGATCAAAAGAAACCATTCGGGAAGGAAGCGGCAATGGCAAAATTATTTGCTTCTGAAATGGGCTTCCGCACTTGTAATCAAGCCATTCAAATTCACGGCGGTTCAGGATATATGAAAGAATACGACGTAGAGCGTCATCTACGTGACATTAAGTTAATGGAAATCGGTGAGGGAACATCTGAAATTCAACGTCTCGTTATTTCTCGTCTAATTGGCTGTTAA